In Lathyrus oleraceus cultivar Zhongwan6 chromosome 2, CAAS_Psat_ZW6_1.0, whole genome shotgun sequence, the DNA window TCTTCCTTAACTACATCCATGTCACATAACACCAAACCTTCTTCCTCAACAACACCCAACACTAACCCTTCGAACACACAACCTCGTAAAAGACTTATCATCAAGCTCAGTTATCCTCCTGGTTCAAGAAAACGCGATTCAGATTCTTGTGCCACAGATGAAAACAAGAGAAGGAAGATTCAAGATTCTGTAAAACCAACCATATCCTGTTATTGGGTTGATTCAAATTATCAAACCAAATCAACAGCTTTGTCTCAACCAAAGAATAATGGCAATGTTGTTGAAAACAAGAAGATCATCAAGAACCAAGTTTCCAACACAATACCTTTGTCTCAACCAAAGGATAATGACAATGTTGTTGAAGACAAGAAGATGATCAAGAACCCACTTTCCAAAACAACACCTTTGTCTCAACCAAAGGATAACATGAAGGATTCTGTGACAAGAGGTGAAGAATGTGGGTTGAAGAAAGCGATGGAGTGTGTTAAGAGGAGGCAATGTTGGTTGATATTGAAGAGGATGTTGGTAGACAGAGATGGTTGGGATTTGAAAGATCCTCCAAAAATAGCAAAGCCTAATAAGTGTAAGATAAAGGCAATAGGTTTGAAGGAAATAGAGAGAAAAATGAGGTTGTATGCAACAGAGGATGAGTTTGCTAGCGACATGAAGCTTGTGTTCTCTAATGCAATGGTAACGTATCCTCCAAGGAATCATATTTACCAAATTGCAAAAAAGTTTAGTGACACTTTTGAACACAAATGGAAGTCATTGAAGAATATGTGGGAACTTGAGGATACAAAAAGAAGCAACACTCACAAGAGATACTAAAGAGTGCAACATGTTGTGTTCTTGTAGAAACTGTTCTCAAGTTATATAGTAGTAATTTGAAAAGAGATTTACATTTAGAGACAAACTTTTTTATCAAATAAGTGCTTATATTTAAAACagaaagaaagagaaagagaTATGTTTGGTGTCACAGTTGGTTTTGTCAAAATTATGAGAACACGTGCTAGTTTTATAAAACATACAACTTTTGTAAAATTAACTACTCATCAAAATTAAGTTAAATTTATAGAGAATCCACCGAACTT includes these proteins:
- the LOC127123162 gene encoding transcription factor GTE3, chloroplastic-like; protein product: MSDNTKPSSLEASNTNPSSLTTSMSHNTKPSSSTTPNTNPSNTQPRKRLIIKLSYPPGSRKRDSDSCATDENKRRKIQDSVKPTISCYWVDSNYQTKSTALSQPKNNGNVVENKKIIKNQVSNTIPLSQPKDNDNVVEDKKMIKNPLSKTTPLSQPKDNMKDSVTRGEECGLKKAMECVKRRQCWLILKRMLVDRDGWDLKDPPKIAKPNKCKIKAIGLKEIERKMRLYATEDEFASDMKLVFSNAMVTYPPRNHIYQIAKKFSDTFEHKWKSLKNMWELEDTKRSNTHKRY